A single genomic interval of Polyangium spumosum harbors:
- a CDS encoding prepilin peptidase, with translation MLGDVPLPVLYGFALIFGLLWGSFLNVVIYRVPRGKSVVRPASCCPACETPIRPWDNIPVLGWLLLRGKARCCGVAVSPRYPLVEAIGGVLSVAIVHVLIAPLDPTTSLARAGAIYVADLALVLGLVAAAFIDLEHMILPDEITLGGAVLGFATASFRDLSFVDSLIGAAVGFGVVWLPFIVIYPRLRGGAGMGLGDAKLLLLAGAWFGWGGALVVLCAGAVQGTLAAIGLLVVRGKIEEPEAVRLEREEIRKELEAMTPEERAEAEKELADDPLAEEAGEGFGQARLAFGPFLVLATLEYLFFGRWAVEAFFGWAGG, from the coding sequence ATGCTCGGCGACGTGCCCCTCCCGGTCCTCTACGGCTTCGCGCTGATCTTCGGCCTGCTCTGGGGCAGCTTCCTGAACGTCGTGATTTACCGCGTTCCGCGCGGGAAAAGCGTCGTCCGCCCCGCCTCGTGTTGCCCCGCCTGCGAGACGCCGATCCGCCCCTGGGACAACATCCCGGTCCTCGGCTGGCTCTTGCTGCGTGGCAAGGCGCGTTGCTGCGGCGTGGCCGTCTCGCCGCGGTATCCGCTCGTCGAGGCGATCGGCGGCGTGCTCTCGGTGGCGATCGTGCACGTGCTCATCGCGCCGCTCGACCCGACCACCTCGCTCGCGCGCGCGGGGGCGATCTACGTCGCCGACCTCGCGCTCGTGCTCGGCCTCGTGGCCGCGGCGTTCATCGACCTCGAGCACATGATCCTGCCCGACGAGATCACGCTCGGCGGCGCGGTGCTCGGCTTCGCGACGGCCTCGTTTCGTGACCTCTCGTTCGTCGACTCGCTGATCGGCGCGGCCGTGGGGTTCGGCGTGGTGTGGCTGCCGTTCATCGTGATCTACCCGCGCCTGCGGGGCGGGGCGGGCATGGGGCTCGGCGACGCGAAGCTCCTGTTGCTCGCGGGCGCCTGGTTCGGCTGGGGCGGGGCGCTCGTGGTGCTCTGCGCGGGCGCGGTGCAGGGCACGCTCGCGGCGATCGGTCTGCTCGTGGTGCGGGGCAAGATCGAGGAGCCGGAGGCGGTGCGGCTCGAGCGTGAGGAGATCCGGAAGGAGCTCGAGGCGATGACGCCGGAGGAGCGCGCGGAGGCGGAGAAGGAGCTCGCCGACGACCCGCTCGCGGAGGAGGCGGGGGAGGGGTTCGGGCAGGCGCGCCTGGCGTTTGGCCCGTTCCTGGTGCTCGCCACGCTGGAGTACCTCTTTTTCGGCCGCTGGGCCGTCGAGGCGTTTTTCGGATGGGCCGGGGGCTGA
- a CDS encoding phage holin family protein, giving the protein MNQDRPSNGNGHALVRGTSMRTPPPEVRERALPPSARRPAGEGMSTGEAIAAVARDTIDVASELVRDGIALGKLEAQRAVGEMVPRVVWGVIAFACGAAAGVLLIIAVMIGLGAIIPSVAGRLAILAGVLFVVAFFGAVRAMRSGRASASETMSETEVPVDEGVRLEERAGATLPGEPGRSRPMVGP; this is encoded by the coding sequence ATGAACCAGGATCGACCATCGAACGGAAACGGGCACGCGCTCGTGCGTGGCACGTCGATGCGCACGCCACCTCCCGAGGTCCGGGAGCGCGCGCTGCCGCCGAGCGCGCGGCGGCCGGCCGGCGAGGGGATGTCGACCGGAGAGGCGATCGCGGCCGTCGCGCGCGACACGATCGACGTGGCGTCGGAGCTCGTGCGTGACGGCATCGCGCTCGGCAAGCTCGAAGCGCAGCGGGCCGTGGGCGAGATGGTGCCGCGCGTGGTGTGGGGCGTCATCGCGTTCGCCTGCGGCGCCGCGGCGGGCGTGTTGTTGATCATCGCGGTGATGATCGGGCTCGGCGCGATCATCCCCTCGGTCGCGGGCAGGCTCGCGATCCTCGCGGGTGTGCTCTTCGTGGTCGCCTTCTTCGGCGCGGTGCGCGCGATGCGCTCGGGGCGGGCGAGCGCGAGCGAGACGATGAGCGAGACGGAGGTGCCGGTCGACGAGGGCGTGCGCCTGGAGGAACGTGCGGGCGCGACGCTCCCGGGCGAGCCGGGTCGATCGCGGCCGATGGTGGGGCCGTAG
- a CDS encoding DUF4272 domain-containing protein, with protein sequence MRAPGGRAPGPAPVDAEALRMIRQRSLFMARRLGYPADVSLPLLTDRGVLRDKDEVVDRMLALDAVIACASGMPPEVAFDWVNEIGVTGALSPSEARVLEGRAEDVPAGLLDRMEALWALGWATSLFRALDYARICGPELAMIFGELDDARDVRALRKRSRLRRHDEVLSACDLARCLHRGLEVAARKRMSLPGKIQPHVILERRKALEWLLGEEEWDEVFVRG encoded by the coding sequence ATGAGGGCGCCGGGGGGACGCGCGCCGGGGCCTGCGCCCGTGGATGCCGAGGCGCTGCGTATGATCCGCCAGCGCTCGCTTTTCATGGCGCGGCGGCTCGGGTATCCGGCCGACGTGAGCTTGCCGCTGCTCACGGACCGCGGGGTTTTACGGGACAAGGACGAGGTCGTCGACCGGATGCTCGCGCTCGACGCGGTGATCGCGTGCGCCTCCGGCATGCCGCCCGAGGTCGCCTTCGACTGGGTGAACGAGATCGGCGTGACGGGCGCGCTCTCGCCCTCGGAGGCGCGTGTGCTCGAGGGGCGCGCGGAGGACGTGCCCGCGGGCCTGCTCGACCGCATGGAGGCGCTCTGGGCGCTCGGCTGGGCGACCTCGCTCTTTCGCGCCCTCGATTACGCGCGTATCTGTGGCCCCGAGCTCGCCATGATCTTCGGCGAGCTCGACGACGCCCGCGACGTCCGCGCCTTGCGCAAGCGCAGCCGATTGCGCCGCCACGACGAGGTCCTCTCCGCCTGCGACCTCGCCCGTTGCCTGCACCGCGGGCTCGAGGTCGCGGCCCGCAAGCGCATGAGCTTGCCGGGGAAGATCCAGCCGCACGTCATCCTGGAGCGACGAAAAGCGCTGGAGTGGCTGCTGGGCGAGGAAGAATGGGACGAGGTGTTCGTCCGCGGTTAG
- a CDS encoding phosphomannomutase/phosphoglucomutase — protein sequence MKIPRHIFREYDIRGVADRDLSDDLARELGRAFAFVLRREVSSPRVAVARDGRLSSERLFAALTEGLLAGGADVVFVGVGPTPMLYFAGHHLETHGAVMITASHNPAPDNGFKMMRGKGSFYGKDIQALADLIEQGAARAEPPPARGKRTETRVEDAYIASVRQSSRLARTDVRFVIDAGNGAAGPLGVATLGALGLSPEALYCDIDGTFPNHHPDPTVPENLAALRERVLATGATLGVAWDGDGDRIGAIDETGEVVWGDKLLLLYARALLREHPGATILGEVKCSETLYADIEKHGGRPLVWKTGHSLIKAKMKEERALLAGEMSGHMFFADRWPGFDDAIYATVRLVEIVAAEGKTLRELLADVPETFATPEIRVDCPDAIKFAVVARVVEHYRAERPVLDIDGGRFDFGEGAWGLCRASNTQPVLVLRFEARTPERRDEIRREVEGVVAAAIGRAAKAGEET from the coding sequence ATGAAGATCCCGCGCCACATCTTCCGCGAGTACGACATCCGCGGCGTCGCCGATCGTGACCTCTCCGACGACCTCGCCCGCGAGCTCGGTCGTGCCTTCGCGTTCGTGCTCCGTCGCGAGGTCTCGTCGCCCCGCGTCGCCGTGGCGCGTGACGGACGCCTCTCGAGCGAGCGCCTCTTCGCCGCGCTCACCGAGGGCCTGCTCGCGGGCGGCGCCGACGTGGTCTTCGTCGGCGTGGGCCCGACGCCGATGCTCTACTTCGCCGGACATCACCTCGAGACACACGGCGCGGTGATGATCACCGCGAGCCACAACCCCGCGCCCGACAACGGCTTCAAGATGATGCGCGGCAAGGGCTCGTTTTACGGCAAGGACATCCAGGCCCTCGCCGATCTCATCGAGCAAGGCGCTGCCCGCGCGGAGCCGCCGCCGGCGCGCGGAAAACGCACGGAGACCCGCGTCGAGGACGCGTACATCGCGTCCGTGCGCCAATCGAGCCGCCTCGCCCGCACCGACGTTCGTTTCGTCATCGACGCGGGCAACGGCGCGGCTGGCCCGCTCGGCGTCGCGACCCTCGGCGCCCTCGGCCTCTCGCCCGAGGCGCTTTATTGCGACATCGACGGCACCTTCCCGAACCACCACCCCGACCCGACGGTCCCCGAGAACCTCGCCGCGCTTCGCGAGCGCGTGCTCGCCACGGGCGCCACGCTCGGCGTCGCGTGGGACGGCGACGGCGACCGGATCGGCGCGATCGACGAGACGGGCGAGGTGGTCTGGGGGGACAAACTGCTCCTGCTCTACGCCCGCGCCCTTCTCCGCGAGCACCCCGGCGCCACGATCCTCGGCGAGGTGAAGTGCTCCGAGACGCTCTACGCCGACATCGAGAAACACGGCGGACGCCCGCTCGTGTGGAAGACGGGGCACTCGCTCATCAAGGCGAAGATGAAGGAAGAACGCGCGCTGCTCGCGGGTGAGATGAGCGGGCACATGTTCTTCGCGGACCGCTGGCCGGGCTTCGACGACGCGATCTACGCCACGGTGCGCCTCGTGGAGATCGTCGCGGCCGAGGGCAAGACCTTGCGCGAGCTGCTCGCCGACGTGCCCGAGACCTTCGCCACCCCCGAGATCCGCGTCGATTGCCCCGACGCGATCAAGTTCGCCGTGGTCGCCCGCGTGGTCGAGCACTACCGCGCCGAGCGGCCCGTGCTCGACATCGACGGCGGGCGCTTCGATTTCGGCGAGGGCGCGTGGGGCCTCTGCCGCGCGTCGAACACGCAGCCCGTGCTCGTCTTGCGCTTCGAGGCGAGGACGCCCGAGCGGCGCGACGAGATCCGGCGCGAGGTCGAGGGCGTGGTCGCCGCGGCGATCGGCCGCGCGGCCAAGGCGGGCGAAGAGACGTGA
- the prmC gene encoding peptide chain release factor N(5)-glutamine methyltransferase, translating to MTATRGEAAGETWTIRRVLAWAVDDLKKRGFPSARLDAELLLCHVLGIDRIKLIVDAERPLARPELTRYRELFVRRRSGEPIAYLLGVREFYGRPFRVDKRVLVPRPDTETLVEVALERTRHLDLSARVLDLCTGSGCVAISLARERPTTCVLGLDLSPDAAEVARENVVRLGATNCAIGVSDLFAALEGRDVAFDLVTANPPYIPDAEIDTLMVDVRGFEPRLALAGGADGLDLLRRIAAEAPRFLAPGGVLAVEVMAGQAPDVSALFAERGFSEIETRRDLGGHERVVSAVWRGKS from the coding sequence GTGACGGCGACGCGTGGCGAGGCGGCGGGCGAGACGTGGACGATCCGCCGCGTGCTCGCGTGGGCGGTCGACGACCTCAAGAAGCGCGGGTTCCCGTCGGCGCGCCTCGATGCCGAGCTCTTGCTCTGCCACGTCCTCGGCATCGACCGCATCAAGCTCATCGTCGACGCCGAGCGCCCCCTCGCCAGGCCCGAGCTCACCCGGTACCGCGAGCTCTTCGTGCGTCGCAGGAGCGGCGAGCCGATCGCGTATCTGCTCGGCGTGCGCGAGTTCTATGGCAGGCCGTTCCGCGTCGACAAGCGCGTGCTCGTCCCGCGCCCCGACACCGAGACCCTCGTCGAGGTCGCGCTCGAGCGCACGCGCCACCTCGACCTCTCGGCCCGCGTGCTCGACCTCTGCACGGGCTCGGGTTGTGTCGCGATCTCGCTCGCGCGTGAGCGTCCGACGACGTGCGTGCTCGGCCTCGACCTCTCGCCCGACGCGGCCGAGGTCGCGCGGGAGAACGTGGTGCGCCTCGGGGCCACGAACTGCGCGATCGGCGTCTCGGATCTCTTCGCCGCGCTCGAAGGTCGTGACGTCGCCTTCGACCTGGTCACGGCGAACCCGCCGTACATCCCGGACGCGGAGATCGACACGCTCATGGTGGACGTGCGTGGCTTCGAGCCGCGGCTCGCGCTCGCGGGGGGCGCGGACGGGCTCGACCTCCTCCGCCGCATCGCCGCGGAGGCCCCGCGTTTCCTCGCCCCGGGCGGCGTGCTCGCCGTCGAGGTGATGGCCGGCCAGGCGCCCGACGTCTCTGCCCTCTTCGCCGAGCGGGGTTTTTCCGAAATCGAGACCCGAAGAGACCTCGGCGGGCACGAGCGGGTCGTATCGGCCGTATGGCGAGGCAAATCATGA
- a CDS encoding radical SAM protein → MSRIAIVFPPIRVSRDFIDYPYFADLGALQAAAVLREAGFEVDLVDALAMEGATLTSREDDPGYVLLGAPLGRVLARVSDETDVVLVAYTPFHRPPSRDELLAKLLADLAAHRPDRPLVLADLYQSGQHVVDVPSHEILAAYPEVSVLIRYEAEGVLARVLEDLVRRGPPKEPFALVPEEPPRLDDLPLPAWDLVDLPAYFAFHEATIRGLGRPHWAFPIGGKSAPVLTSRGCPYRCVHCSSNPTARKDGELVRPKTQRRYAPAYLDRLLGDLAARGVRRVHLLDELVNVNERHFDAVLDLLEKHDLGFEIPNGVRADYVLARHVEAMKGRMTTLSVSAESGVQRVVDEVVDKQLDLSAIQAAARLAQQAELPMLVHFMIGLPGETKRDINGTLAFALDLFEQTGAFPSVQFATPLPGTRLGAEAKKKGRALPVVSDWGPRFQQVPTIATDAFTEEDLRRFKWTFDERIRASEGPKKVIMNVTYKCNNRCTFCATGTRSQFDGDLDRQRELLVKYRKLGVTLLDFDGGEPTLNPNLVRLVQFARRIGYERVNVTTNARMSSYEAYARELVHSGVTSILTSIHGPDAQTHAQNVGVAEAFDQTVAGVKNFVRLAPPGVELGANITLTKSNHKKLFDVAALVFDLGLRWFNIQFLTPFGRATSSVCPDTAAAAAETKRTIDAFRDRMKIQVINLPFCFMPGYEDFLLGDMLKLERHMLFVNNEEVNLFEYLRERRVKKPVCEACPHEVFCGGFYELEDVPEPTWLIRPEDLVRPIAADVPRPFARH, encoded by the coding sequence ATGTCCCGCATCGCGATCGTCTTCCCTCCGATCCGCGTCTCGCGCGACTTCATCGACTACCCGTACTTCGCCGACCTCGGCGCCCTCCAGGCGGCCGCCGTCCTGCGCGAGGCCGGGTTCGAGGTCGACCTCGTCGACGCCCTCGCGATGGAGGGCGCGACGCTCACGAGCCGCGAGGACGACCCGGGGTACGTGCTCCTCGGCGCGCCGCTCGGCCGGGTCCTCGCGCGTGTCTCCGACGAGACGGACGTCGTGCTCGTCGCGTACACGCCCTTCCATCGGCCGCCTTCGCGCGACGAACTGCTCGCGAAGCTCCTCGCTGATCTCGCCGCGCATCGTCCTGATCGTCCCCTTGTCTTGGCAGACCTCTACCAGAGCGGCCAGCACGTCGTCGACGTCCCCTCGCACGAGATCCTCGCCGCCTACCCCGAGGTCTCCGTTTTGATCCGCTACGAGGCGGAGGGCGTGCTCGCGCGCGTGCTCGAAGACCTCGTCCGGCGAGGCCCGCCGAAGGAGCCCTTCGCCCTCGTCCCCGAGGAGCCGCCGCGCCTCGACGATCTGCCCTTGCCCGCGTGGGACCTCGTCGATCTGCCCGCCTACTTCGCCTTCCACGAGGCCACGATCCGCGGCCTCGGCCGGCCCCACTGGGCCTTCCCGATCGGCGGCAAGAGCGCGCCCGTCCTGACGAGCCGCGGTTGCCCCTACCGCTGCGTCCACTGCTCCAGTAACCCCACGGCCCGCAAGGACGGCGAGCTCGTCCGGCCGAAGACCCAGCGCCGCTACGCGCCCGCCTACCTCGACCGCCTCCTCGGTGATCTCGCCGCGCGTGGCGTGCGTCGCGTGCACCTGCTCGACGAGCTCGTCAACGTGAACGAGCGGCACTTCGACGCCGTGCTCGACCTGCTCGAGAAGCACGATCTCGGCTTCGAGATCCCCAACGGCGTCCGCGCCGACTACGTCCTTGCGCGTCACGTCGAGGCCATGAAGGGCCGCATGACCACGCTGAGCGTGAGCGCCGAGAGCGGCGTGCAGAGGGTCGTCGACGAGGTCGTGGACAAGCAGCTCGACCTCTCGGCCATCCAGGCCGCGGCCCGGCTCGCGCAGCAGGCGGAGCTGCCGATGCTCGTGCACTTCATGATCGGCCTGCCCGGCGAGACGAAGCGCGACATCAACGGCACGCTCGCCTTCGCGCTCGACCTCTTCGAGCAGACGGGCGCCTTCCCGAGCGTGCAGTTCGCGACGCCGCTGCCCGGCACGCGCCTCGGCGCCGAGGCCAAAAAGAAGGGCCGCGCGTTGCCCGTGGTGAGCGACTGGGGCCCGCGCTTCCAGCAGGTGCCCACGATCGCGACCGACGCCTTCACCGAGGAGGACCTGCGCCGCTTCAAGTGGACGTTCGACGAGCGCATCCGGGCCTCCGAGGGGCCGAAGAAGGTGATCATGAACGTCACCTACAAGTGCAACAACCGCTGCACCTTCTGCGCGACCGGCACGCGCTCGCAGTTCGACGGCGACCTCGATCGGCAACGCGAGCTGCTCGTGAAGTACCGCAAGCTCGGCGTCACGCTGCTCGACTTCGACGGCGGCGAGCCCACGCTCAACCCGAACCTCGTCCGCCTCGTCCAGTTCGCGCGCCGCATCGGCTACGAGCGCGTCAACGTCACCACGAACGCGCGCATGTCGAGCTACGAGGCGTACGCGAGAGAGCTCGTCCACTCCGGCGTCACCTCGATCCTCACGAGCATCCACGGCCCCGACGCGCAGACCCACGCGCAGAACGTGGGCGTCGCCGAGGCCTTCGATCAGACCGTCGCGGGCGTGAAGAACTTCGTCCGCCTCGCCCCGCCGGGCGTCGAGCTCGGCGCGAACATCACGCTCACGAAGTCGAACCACAAGAAGCTCTTCGACGTCGCCGCGCTCGTCTTCGACCTCGGCCTGCGCTGGTTCAACATCCAGTTCCTCACGCCCTTCGGGCGCGCCACGAGCTCGGTCTGCCCCGACACGGCCGCCGCCGCCGCGGAGACGAAACGGACCATCGACGCGTTCCGCGATCGCATGAAGATCCAGGTCATCAACCTGCCCTTCTGCTTCATGCCCGGCTACGAGGACTTCCTCCTCGGCGACATGCTCAAGCTCGAGCGGCACATGCTCTTCGTGAACAACGAGGAGGTGAACCTCTTCGAGTACCTGCGCGAGCGGCGCGTGAAGAAGCCCGTCTGCGAGGCGTGCCCGCACGAGGTCTTCTGCGGCGGCTTCTACGAGCTCGAGGACGTCCCCGAGCCGACGTGGCTCATCCGGCCCGAGGATCTCGTCCGTCCGATCGCAGCGGATGTTCCGCGACCGTTCGCGCGCCACTGA